gaaaaataaacgatttaatatcgtctgtctttgtcattatgtttgctaaatgtttcagtactatctatttgcgtttaaaatattgtgtaatattaatgtactcactatttatttcttatatataaagttcaatatgaattttgctggaatacaacatcaatcaagtggtggagatctctgtatagcagacagtggaactacacacactatacttaaatccgagaaatattttattgatctaaaaccaacggaaggaactatacatacaatatcaggacctgctaacttgataaaagggataggaaaggcaaatttcatactaccaaatggtacaaaatttttaataaatgatgccttattttctcccaagtcaagcagaaatttattgagtttctccgacatataccttaacgggtatgattatcagtcagtgacaacagaaaatgagaaatatttaagtatcactgacaagagtcatgtggttgaaaaactgccaagacttagttctggattacattatacacatataaatgtaccagaaatacatatggtagttaacgaaaaatatattgatcctggtgtattcagtttatggcataacagattaggccatccaggatcaacaatgatgaaaaggattattgaatgtactcatgaacatccactaaaggatagaaaaatccatcatgatacaatggttccatgtacatcttgctctcttggaaaattgataactagaccctcaccacttaaggttgagaaagaatcaccaatgtttcttgaaagaattcaaggtgatatatgtggaccaattcatccaccatgtggaccatttagatatttcatggttctaatagacgcatctagcagatggtctcatgtttgtctgttatcaagccgtaatgtggcatttgcaaaatttcttgcccaaattattaaattgagagctcattttcctgattacaccattaaaagggtgagacttgataatgctggtgaatttacatctcaagcatttaatgaatattgcatgtctataggaattgttgttgaacattctgttgctcatgtgcatacacaaaatggtttagccgagtcattgattaaacgtttacagttaatcgctagaccattgataatgagaacaaaactccctgtatctatatggggtcatgcaattttacatgctgctgcattgattcgcatcagaccaagtgcaagtcataaatattcccccctacaacttgcttttggtcaagagccaaatatttcccatcttagaacatttggttgtgcagtgtatgttccaattgcgacaccacaacgtacaaaaatgggtcctcaaaggaggttgggaatatatgttggatatgaaacatcttcaatattaaggtatattgaacctatgacaggtgacgtttttacagcacgttttgctgattgtcattttaatgaaacattgttccctagattagggggagaaatgaaaaataaagaaaatgatgtttcatggtgtgaacctcaattaaagtatcttgatcctggcacaaaagaatgcgagacagaagttcaaaagataatgcatatacaagaacttgcaaatcaattgcctgatgcatttacagatacaaaaacggtgacaaaatcatatataccagcagtaaatactccagctcgaattgaaattccaaaagctggcaataacgtcactcatgaatctttgccacgtcagaaacgtggaagaccaattggttcaaaggataaaaatcctcgaaaaagaaaatcagctgataatgaagtaaaagaaagtgttcaagaagaaccacaaatcagtactcctactgcagaggagattgatgatgtcaatacagaaattgcaatcaattatgcatattcaaaaatattatggaaccgaaatgaaatgaaaaatcttgatgagaaattttcatttaatgttgcatatgacatcatgaataatgatgatgatccagaaccaacatctatggttgaatgtcaaaatagacatgattgggctcaatggaaagaagcaatacgagctgaattagaatcactcaataaaagaaaagttttcggatccatcattctcactcctaaagatgtgaaacctgtaggatacagatggatttttgtccgaaaaagaaatgagaaaaatgaagttacaaggtataaagctagacttgtagctcaaggtttttctcaaagaccgggaattgattatgaagaaacttattcccctgttatggatgcaattacttttaggtacttaatcagcctggcagtttctaaaaatttagaaatgcatctcatggatgttgtgactgcttacctatatggatcacttgatagtgatatatatatgaagatacctgaaggatttaaggtaccagaagcatcaaatgcaaaacccaaagaaatgtattcgattaaattacaaagatctttatatgggttaaaacaatcgggacgtatgtggtataaccgattaagtgattacttgataagcaaagggtatacaaataaccttacttgcccttgtgttttcattaagaaaacaacatccggatatgtgatcatagctgtttatgttgatgatcttaacatcataggtacaaataaagagatctatgaagccattcaacttctaaagaaagaatttgaaatgaaagatctcggaaaaaccaagtattgccttggtttacaaattgagcatatgcctaatggtttacttgtacatcaaacaacatatactgaaaagattttgaaacgtttcaatatggacaaggcaaaaccattaagtagtcctatggttgttagatcactcaatgttgaaactgatccatttcgtccatgtgaagatcatgaagatattcttggaccagaagtaccatatcttagtgcaattggagctcttatgtatcttacaaattgtacaagacctgacatttcttttgcagttaatttgttggcaaggttcagctctgctcctaccaaaagacactggaatgggatcaaacacatatttcgataccttcgaggaactactgatttaggattattttattctaacgaatcaaaacaagatttggttggttatgctgatgcaggttatttatctgatccacataaagctaaatctcaaactggatatgtattcttaaatggaggtactgcaatatcatggcgttctcaaaaacaaacacttgttgctacatcatcaaatcatgccgaagtgattgcattacatgaagctactcgggaatgtttttggttgagatcaatgacacaaatcattactgattcttgtggactagaacgcgataaaagtccaacaattatctatgaagataatgtagcttgcatagcacagatgaaagaagggtatatcaaaagtgactgaaccaaacacatacctcctagattcttctcatacactcaaaatctcattaaagacaacgagattgaaatgagatatgttcaatccagcaaaaactctgctgatcttttcacgaaagcacttccaactgctattttcagaacacacgttcataacattggcatgagacatgttcaaaagatgtaacaaccgaagcgatgtctacttgagggggagtcaactccatgctgcactcttttccccttagctaaagtttttcccactgggttttctttagcaaggtttttaacgaggcagtaacttacagttgatcttcaacaaacaaaattgctatccaagggggagtgttataatatataaatatatatatatataaatggatagtcaattattgatacacaaaagtaatattattgtattacctaaacttgtgatatttttgctataaatagccatgaatgcaagcattaaacttgcaccatttctcacacttacaaagtgtttctttctttctctccattatcatctttgttcttacacttcattattagtattcttaatcaagaatcaaatcactaaaggtagttataagcctactgaattataacatcaagaatcaaaccactaaaggtagttataagcctactgaattataacatacccAAGATTAAGCATGTTTATTAAAGATTGTAATATCCTTCCATCGAGATTCCATATAGAACGAGGCGTCCGTTTGTGAGTAAACTCCACACTTGAAATAATGTGACGTTCCGCCACGTGCAGGCCCATCGTGCTTAAGAACTCCATCTATGTACACTTTCACATTGTTGCCTTCGACATCATGTATAACATTCAAACGAAACCACTTGTTGTACAAATTAGAAATGATAACTTCATCGCTATAATAATAAAGACTAGTATTATGTATTTTAAGCATTGCAGTTGTGGCATGGGGAGGTTTCGAACCAAAGACTTGCATTATGCACACACCGCTCGTCCCACATGGCACATATCCGTAGGCTTCGAATTGCCAGACACCTGAACAATAATCATAACCCTTCACAAACATGAAATTTGTTAGTAATATACTCCATTTGGATGCTTATTAGCCCAATAACGTATTAAAAATATAAGTCCACTAGAAGTCTACTATTCTAAACCAATTAGTGATAGACGATAAACTTATATTCACACTTATTTCTTTTCAACTTTTGATATGGGACATAAGTTTGCACCCAACATACTATATCATTGTACCACATATGAGAAAAAGGTATATATGGGTGACGCTGTACTTACATGAATTCTAATTTCAGTACGTGGTTCAGTTTTGCAAAGTCTTGTGTGAGGTTTGTCTGTTTTGATAACTCGAAGCGTGTGGACTCCATCTGAAAAGTTATATCGTTGTTCAACAGGGATATCATATGGCTTTTGGATTATAAATTTGGATTGGTTTAGTGGTTGTGATGTAAATCCTAATGTGGTATCAATAGGTTCACACCCCATGGCTTTGTATAGAAATAAAATGATAAGTGAAAAGTAGAACCCAAAATAAGTGTGAGAATTCTCCATTTTTTTGGTgtttagatgacaatgattatggttGACTACTTTTAAAGAGAATTACATATAGTGATCGACAAACAATAAAACATGGATTTGATAATTACAAAGTACGGAATAAATTAAACTAGAAATTAATACAAACATGGATTTGGGCTTACTCTATGCTCGTTGTAAAACTTTGGTTGTGTTTGTGATTAATAAAATTTTTGCTTgcatttcaaaaaaataaaaatacacacGAAATGCCTAAATTTGAAATAGCCCGTATAAGCATACATTTAATTTAATACGGAGTATTAAATATTTAAATTTTGACACTAAATGCACCTCTCGCATAGGGATGGCTACCGCTATGGAGCATATTGGTCATCACACATCCTGTTGAGGTTACACACTTTCTTAAAGCTACATCTCAATTGACATCGTACTATCACTAACGCGTCGACAAATGTGTTTAAACGAGACTAGGATTATAATAAGACAATTCTTAACCATGACGTTTTATCATGGAATAACTGACTGTCACATCAGCGTCACACATCAGCACCTTCTTCCCATCAATAACCAACCACTAACTACTAACATCCACGACGTACCCATCAATTGGTCTCACCTCTATTTTTTGTTGGAGAAATACTTTGGATTAGTGGGTAAAGAATCAATAACcggattgatactagaatcgtACGAACATtttcttaatagagtatttcgacTCACTTGGTCACGGGTTACACAAAATCACTATTAGGATAAAACTAGTCTGAACAATCGTCTTGACCAAAAGATAATTGTTCCTTGCAATTCTAGAAAGTATAATCTGTAAgttttgtgttgaaagtgtgttacACATGTTCAAAATCTGGAACATTGTATAAAAAGTCTAACCTTTCATatggaaatgaatccatatatttataatgggtcaaaaggtgttTACCAAAAGTCACAACCTTTCATGATACCCCATAAATAGCATGGAAGTTTATACCCATGTATTTGTGCTTAAACAAGTCCAAATACATGAAAAAACCGTTCATAAATGTCCTGGAACAACCCCATaacgtttggggttcaaatgtgccttttgAGTTGAAAAGACACCTTTTCAGCGAAccagtgttaagccgcgccgcgggcccagGAGCCGTGCCGCGGGCTAACAAAGAATCACACTTCAAATCAGGCCAAAATGCTCGACCTCAAAACCATGCCTTAAGTCGCGCCGCAGCCTAATGAAGCCAACATCATCCTTGTTTTGAGCCATGGTTTTTTTCTTCTTCGCGCGTATGGCcttttcaagtcgcgtttcgcattccttaagttccaaatGTTATTTCCAAGCTCATTAACATAACCTCAAACCATTTTACACTTTACGAACgtgcactccacactctccaaatccgtgtagcgtttcgatggttcgagcactttcaacttagcaatccaatcaactaaaatgacgttggatcatgctaaaatcaccaacattttttatattagatttatatattattaacttatataacatttaaaatcctaaaaaataaacattttattaataaaaaaaattacaaattcctaaaaaaaaaaacattacaaaaaaaaaaaaaaaaaaaaaaaacatta
This window of the Rutidosis leptorrhynchoides isolate AG116_Rl617_1_P2 chromosome 7, CSIRO_AGI_Rlap_v1, whole genome shotgun sequence genome carries:
- the LOC139859562 gene encoding citrate-binding protein-like, whose product is MENSHTYFGFYFSLIILFLYKAMGCEPIDTTLGFTSQPLNQSKFIIQKPYDIPVEQRYNFSDGVHTLRVIKTDKPHTRLCKTEPRTEIRIHGYDYCSGVWQFEAYGYVPCGTSGVCIMQVFGSKPPHATTAMLKIHNTSLYYYSDEVIISNLYNKWFRLNVIHDVEGNNVKVYIDGVLKHDGPARGGTSHYFKCGVYSQTDASFYMESRWKDITIFNKHA